One stretch of Methylopila sp. 73B DNA includes these proteins:
- a CDS encoding metallophosphoesterase has protein sequence MVAVTVLRHEWRPAIRPAPPGVAIAAVGDVHGQIDLFAALRDVLEEEIASAPERIFVSVGDLVDRGPGSLAALRLARAAPQGATAITLRGNHEDVLLDVLAEPRPEVVAHWLEFGGGEVADEAGVRVGESGWTDALKEAIGPDLLEWLDARPTLWRIGDLVFVHAGLDPQTSLAAQTDRTLMWIRRPWLESAGPYAENVAVIHGHTPQRGVDLDHPHRINLDTGAYRSGLLSGLVILGDRMRLVQAAR, from the coding sequence ATGGTCGCCGTCACCGTCCTGCGCCATGAGTGGCGTCCCGCCATCCGTCCCGCGCCGCCGGGGGTCGCGATCGCGGCCGTCGGCGACGTCCATGGCCAGATCGACCTGTTCGCGGCCCTGCGCGACGTGCTGGAGGAAGAGATCGCGTCGGCGCCGGAGCGGATCTTCGTCAGCGTCGGCGACCTGGTGGACCGCGGGCCGGGAAGCCTCGCCGCGCTACGGCTCGCGCGCGCCGCGCCGCAAGGCGCGACCGCGATCACCTTGAGGGGCAATCACGAGGACGTCCTGCTTGACGTGCTGGCCGAGCCTCGACCCGAGGTCGTCGCGCACTGGCTGGAGTTCGGAGGCGGGGAGGTGGCGGACGAGGCGGGCGTGCGCGTCGGCGAGAGCGGCTGGACGGACGCCCTGAAGGAGGCGATCGGCCCGGACCTGCTGGAATGGCTCGACGCGCGGCCGACGCTGTGGCGGATCGGCGATCTGGTCTTCGTTCACGCCGGGCTGGACCCGCAGACGTCGCTCGCGGCGCAGACCGACCGGACCCTGATGTGGATCCGCCGGCCCTGGCTGGAGAGCGCGGGCCCCTACGCCGAGAACGTCGCCGTGATCCACGGCCACACGCCCCAGCGCGGCGTGGATCTCGACCATCCGCACCGGATCAACCTGGACACCGGCGCCTACCGCTCGGGCCTGCTGTCGGGGCTCGTGATCCTCGGAGACAGGATGCGCCTGGTGCAGGCGGCACGATGA